From Veillonella dispar, one genomic window encodes:
- a CDS encoding FAD-binding and (Fe-S)-binding domain-containing protein, whose translation MSTLTRDYERFAKEAKEICKDRVYTDHLRRYAYGVDASCYSYLPKVVVKAEDEREVRRLIRLCQQCGTPFTFRAAGSSLSGQCSSEDVLIVCNDGFKKMEVIDDGKALKCECGVIGSDANDLLKPYNRKIGPDPATLATALVGGILNNNSSGMCCGTAQNSYKTIRSIRVVLLDGTVLDTSDKKSIEQFLREKPQMVEEILQLRKEILADEELTHLIHHKYKIKNTTGYGLNSLVDFEDIIDIINHLFIGSEGTLGFVSEIVYNTVEDVPHKGCGLMFFKTLNDASLAVVALANMGRDKVVAAEMMDYQSLKAVQTLENVPDFVREVPEGTSAILFQTESYSKETVDENLAFIKDKLKDIPTAIPSLYSQDPKEYDSWWAIRKGILPIVGGQRRKGTTVITEDVCFQIEDFTKGIEMLTELFHKYDFVDGGVIFGHALSGNVHFNITPDFSDPKDTKNFGDLVKEMSERVSGFGGSLKAEHGTGRMVAPFVEMEWGKKAYEINRRIKAIFDPERILNPDVMITDDPDVYKKNLKAQCVIDDAFTICMECGFCEKHCPSRNLTLTPRQRIALLRETKRLENEGNFTLASELRKGYEYFGVDTCAACSMCKGLCPLSIDTAQIALSMRRIDPPAPELAKKIYDNFSTTLQMCRAGVSLEGIAGSIITQKAISKITEGLHGVTGVTPYVPKTTPKANRYKLKNRIKPTNFEKVVYFSTCANRAFKPNQGYDDDRSLQQVVESLCNKAHIDIIYPQHIENLCCGLSFENYDDVHERAVKDLHDALMKASQNGKYPIVIDHSACFNHAFKHMPDLEINDISEFLCKYVVPHLDIEKCDERVIVHKQCKIKSLNKSQYIEDLARLCTDHVFNIKSFACDGFAGQKGFFTPELNKAATKDLAGEIAEYGATLGVSSSSTCEIGLGESGGIPFVGVAFLLDRCSKAKQ comes from the coding sequence GTGAGTACGCTTACTAGAGATTATGAACGTTTTGCCAAGGAGGCAAAAGAGATTTGTAAAGATCGTGTGTATACCGATCATTTACGTCGTTATGCATATGGCGTTGACGCGTCCTGTTACAGTTATTTACCAAAGGTTGTTGTAAAGGCTGAGGATGAACGGGAAGTACGACGCCTTATTCGTTTATGCCAACAATGCGGCACACCATTTACATTCCGTGCAGCTGGTTCTTCGTTATCTGGCCAATGTTCCAGTGAAGACGTGCTCATCGTATGTAATGATGGCTTCAAAAAAATGGAAGTTATCGACGATGGCAAGGCTTTAAAATGCGAATGTGGTGTTATCGGTTCTGATGCAAACGATTTGTTGAAACCATACAACCGCAAAATCGGTCCAGATCCTGCTACGCTTGCAACAGCATTAGTAGGTGGTATTTTGAACAATAACTCCTCTGGTATGTGCTGTGGTACGGCTCAAAACTCCTATAAAACAATCCGTTCCATCCGCGTTGTATTGCTAGACGGTACTGTTCTTGATACATCGGACAAAAAATCCATTGAACAATTCCTTCGTGAAAAACCTCAAATGGTAGAAGAAATCTTGCAATTGCGCAAAGAAATCTTAGCCGACGAAGAATTGACTCATTTGATTCATCACAAATACAAAATCAAAAATACTACAGGCTATGGCTTGAACTCCCTTGTTGATTTCGAAGACATCATCGACATCATCAATCACTTGTTTATCGGTTCTGAAGGTACATTGGGCTTCGTATCTGAAATCGTGTACAACACTGTTGAAGACGTACCTCATAAAGGTTGCGGTCTCATGTTCTTCAAAACATTGAACGATGCATCCTTGGCCGTTGTAGCCTTGGCTAATATGGGCCGCGATAAGGTTGTTGCTGCAGAAATGATGGACTATCAATCCCTAAAAGCCGTTCAAACTCTTGAAAATGTACCAGACTTCGTTCGTGAAGTGCCAGAAGGTACAAGCGCTATCTTGTTCCAAACTGAAAGCTATTCCAAAGAAACTGTAGATGAAAATCTAGCTTTCATTAAAGATAAATTGAAAGACATCCCAACAGCTATCCCAAGTCTTTACTCTCAAGATCCTAAGGAATACGATTCCTGGTGGGCTATCCGTAAAGGTATCTTGCCAATCGTTGGTGGTCAACGTAGAAAAGGCACTACTGTTATCACAGAAGACGTTTGCTTCCAAATCGAAGACTTCACTAAAGGCATCGAAATGCTTACTGAATTATTCCACAAATACGATTTCGTAGACGGTGGCGTAATCTTCGGTCATGCTTTGTCTGGTAACGTTCACTTTAACATTACACCTGATTTTAGCGACCCTAAAGATACTAAGAACTTCGGCGACTTGGTAAAAGAAATGTCCGAACGCGTATCTGGTTTCGGTGGTTCTTTGAAAGCTGAACATGGTACAGGCCGCATGGTAGCACCATTCGTTGAAATGGAATGGGGTAAAAAAGCGTACGAAATCAACCGTCGCATCAAAGCCATCTTTGACCCTGAACGCATCTTGAACCCTGATGTTATGATTACTGATGACCCAGATGTGTACAAGAAAAACCTTAAAGCTCAATGCGTTATCGATGATGCTTTCACAATTTGTATGGAATGCGGTTTCTGTGAAAAACATTGTCCAAGTCGTAACTTAACATTGACTCCACGTCAACGTATCGCATTGTTACGCGAAACTAAACGCCTTGAAAACGAAGGTAACTTCACATTGGCGTCTGAACTTAGAAAAGGTTACGAATACTTCGGCGTAGATACCTGTGCTGCTTGCTCTATGTGTAAAGGTCTTTGCCCACTCAGCATCGATACTGCTCAAATCGCATTGTCCATGCGTCGCATCGATCCACCTGCACCAGAATTGGCTAAGAAAATCTACGATAACTTCTCCACAACACTTCAAATGTGCCGTGCTGGTGTAAGTCTTGAAGGTATTGCGGGCTCTATCATTACACAAAAAGCGATTTCTAAGATTACTGAAGGCTTACATGGCGTAACAGGTGTTACACCGTATGTACCTAAAACAACGCCTAAGGCTAATCGCTATAAATTGAAAAACCGCATTAAACCTACTAACTTTGAAAAGGTTGTATACTTCAGTACTTGTGCGAACCGCGCATTCAAACCTAACCAAGGTTATGACGATGATCGCAGCTTGCAACAAGTTGTAGAAAGCCTCTGCAACAAGGCTCACATTGATATTATCTATCCTCAACATATCGAAAACCTCTGCTGTGGCTTGAGCTTTGAAAACTACGATGACGTTCACGAACGTGCTGTTAAGGACTTGCATGATGCATTGATGAAAGCATCTCAAAATGGTAAATATCCAATCGTGATTGACCATAGTGCATGCTTCAACCATGCGTTTAAACACATGCCAGACTTAGAAATCAACGATATTTCTGAATTCTTGTGCAAATACGTAGTGCCTCATCTCGACATTGAAAAATGCGATGAACGCGTAATCGTACATAAACAATGTAAGATTAAATCCTTGAATAAATCCCAATACATCGAAGACTTGGCTCGTCTATGTACAGACCATGTATTCAACATTAAATCCTTCGCATGCGACGGCTTTGCTGGTCAAAAAGGTTTCTTCACACCAGAACTTAACAAAGCTGCTACAAAAGACCTTGCTGGTGAAATTGCTGAATACGGCGCAACACTAGGCGTAAGCTCCAGTTCCACATGTGAAATTGGTCTTGGTGAAAGCGGTGGCATCCCATTCGTAGGCGTTGCATTCCTATTAGACCGTTGCTCTAAAGCAAAACAATAA
- a CDS encoding methylmalonyl-CoA mutase family protein codes for MSDKKTSKDAERDLLAPVSFDEFEKPTYEQWQAEVEKALKGGDFHKKMFTKTYEGITLQPIYTPALHAEAIPKGVYPGAGEFLRGTKASGYIKDSWGVSQYVDDSLPKDANHASLYEIVKGGTIHNIRLDEATRHDQDVQVGASVGVGGTSVSTMDDCKQLIDRFNLKENPLYIETGASAAILLGMLAATVKGAKKQTSDLKGLVGADPIGVMAKDGALHISLDTAFDEMAHTVVWAKEQAPELKTVLVSGDVYANGGANDVQEVAYALATAVCYVRQLAQRNIDIHTIAKSLMFTFSLGANFFMEIAKLRALRVLWARIMEAFGAEEADRAVHVHGRTSAFTKTVYDPYVNLLRNTTQAFSGVVGGLNSLEVSPFDQPIRKADDFSRRIARNIQVMLQTEFELRQPVDPVGGSWYVETLAAELCEKIWAEFQTIESKGGIIAALKEGYPQAQVKAILEERFKNLAFRKDVAVGNNMYANMTEELLDPKPENQETLRQKRAAQIDEYLAGAEADAVVKAQATLEASTTEPGALIGLIELGALQKLTIRQIRKALDAGDIASETIEPITAHRWTEQFEALRMRTEAYKQRTKDNVKVFLANMGPIPQHKPRADFSTGFFEVGAFEVIKNDGHETTADAAKAARESGADVVVICSTDDTYPELVPPLAKELKETMPNVTVILAGAPPKDLEPVYREAGVDDFISVRANCYEILHTLQDKKGM; via the coding sequence ATGTCTGACAAAAAGACTTCAAAGGATGCTGAACGCGATCTATTAGCTCCTGTATCCTTTGATGAATTTGAGAAACCTACGTATGAACAATGGCAGGCAGAGGTTGAAAAGGCGTTAAAGGGTGGCGACTTCCACAAGAAGATGTTCACGAAAACCTATGAAGGTATTACGTTGCAGCCGATTTACACACCTGCATTGCATGCAGAAGCAATTCCAAAGGGCGTATACCCTGGGGCAGGTGAGTTCTTACGTGGCACTAAGGCAAGTGGTTATATTAAAGACTCTTGGGGTGTATCCCAATATGTAGATGACTCTTTGCCTAAAGATGCTAATCATGCAAGTTTATACGAGATTGTAAAAGGTGGCACTATTCACAATATCCGCCTCGATGAAGCAACACGTCATGATCAAGACGTGCAAGTAGGCGCATCTGTTGGCGTTGGTGGTACATCTGTATCCACCATGGATGACTGCAAACAATTAATCGACCGCTTCAATTTGAAGGAAAACCCTTTGTACATTGAAACTGGTGCTTCTGCAGCCATCTTGCTTGGCATGTTAGCGGCTACAGTGAAAGGCGCTAAAAAACAAACGTCTGACTTGAAAGGTCTCGTTGGTGCTGACCCTATCGGCGTTATGGCGAAAGACGGTGCTTTGCACATTTCCTTAGATACAGCCTTTGATGAAATGGCACATACTGTTGTATGGGCTAAAGAACAGGCACCAGAGCTTAAAACAGTGCTTGTATCCGGCGATGTATACGCTAATGGCGGCGCTAACGATGTGCAAGAGGTTGCCTATGCATTGGCAACGGCTGTGTGCTACGTGCGTCAATTAGCACAACGTAACATCGACATTCACACCATCGCGAAGAGCTTGATGTTCACATTCTCCTTAGGTGCTAACTTCTTTATGGAAATTGCTAAATTACGTGCCTTACGCGTACTTTGGGCTCGTATTATGGAAGCTTTCGGTGCTGAAGAAGCGGACCGCGCCGTTCATGTACACGGCAGAACATCTGCTTTCACAAAAACTGTATACGACCCATATGTAAACTTGTTGCGTAATACGACACAAGCATTCTCTGGCGTTGTAGGCGGTTTGAACAGCCTTGAAGTATCTCCATTTGACCAACCAATTCGCAAAGCGGATGATTTCTCTCGCCGTATTGCCCGTAACATCCAAGTTATGTTGCAAACTGAATTCGAGTTGCGTCAACCTGTGGATCCTGTAGGCGGTTCTTGGTACGTGGAAACATTGGCTGCTGAACTATGTGAAAAAATTTGGGCTGAGTTCCAAACCATCGAGTCTAAAGGAGGCATTATTGCAGCCTTGAAAGAAGGCTATCCTCAAGCTCAAGTGAAAGCAATCCTCGAAGAACGCTTCAAGAACCTTGCATTCCGTAAGGACGTTGCAGTTGGTAACAACATGTATGCGAACATGACGGAAGAATTGCTTGATCCAAAACCAGAAAATCAAGAAACATTGCGTCAAAAACGTGCTGCTCAAATTGATGAGTACTTGGCAGGTGCAGAGGCTGATGCGGTTGTGAAAGCACAGGCTACTCTAGAAGCAAGTACAACAGAACCAGGTGCGTTGATTGGACTTATTGAGCTTGGTGCATTACAAAAATTGACAATCCGTCAAATCCGTAAGGCTTTAGATGCCGGTGATATTGCTTCTGAAACAATCGAACCAATTACAGCACATCGCTGGACTGAACAATTCGAAGCCCTTCGCATGCGCACGGAAGCGTATAAACAACGTACGAAAGACAATGTGAAGGTATTCTTGGCTAATATGGGCCCAATCCCTCAACATAAACCTCGTGCGGACTTCTCCACAGGCTTCTTCGAAGTAGGTGCTTTTGAAGTTATTAAAAATGATGGACATGAAACAACGGCTGATGCGGCGAAGGCTGCTCGTGAAAGTGGTGCCGATGTTGTCGTTATCTGTTCCACAGATGATACATATCCAGAATTAGTACCACCACTCGCTAAAGAGTTGAAAGAAACTATGCCGAATGTAACAGTTATTTTGGCAGGGGCGCCTCCTAAGGACCTTGAGCCTGTATACCGTGAAGCTGGCGTAGACGACTTCATTTCCGTTCGTGCAAATTGCTACGAAATCTTACATACGTTACAAGATAAGAAAGGGATGTGA
- a CDS encoding type II toxin-antitoxin system HicB family antitoxin — protein MKFIYPAIIHDDADGFWAEFPDLEYTSSTGSTLTELVTNAQEAMELYILGALEDGESLPTPTSIRNLPCTDTTYPTLVQTDIDLAKNSKSVKKTLTIPAWLNDRALAKGINFSQLLQEALVEKTM, from the coding sequence ATGAAATTTATATACCCTGCTATAATCCATGATGATGCTGATGGTTTCTGGGCTGAGTTTCCAGACTTAGAATATACTAGCAGTACTGGCTCAACGCTAACAGAGCTCGTAACTAATGCCCAAGAGGCTATGGAATTGTATATTCTAGGAGCTTTAGAAGATGGAGAAAGCTTACCTACACCTACATCTATTCGCAACTTACCTTGTACGGATACAACGTATCCTACATTAGTACAAACAGATATTGATTTAGCTAAAAATAGTAAATCCGTAAAGAAAACCTTAACAATTCCTGCCTGGCTAAATGATCGAGCATTAGCTAAAGGAATTAATTTTTCTCAGCTTTTACAAGAAGCATTAGTAGAGAAAACAATGTGA
- a CDS encoding DUF3829 domain-containing protein, whose amino-acid sequence MKPLGKRIAMAVLCAATLTSPLLLSGCSMSELWQGTEQSRKEIAQRSEQDQVQLFNQYVKAISRFNRMAVMFDYANRPTLNELKAGQHLTVFNAPNFKQLQKELEEAKQAGIPYDEMKEPLDKLLSKLNEITPVAEELDAYYKSKGYTTDNYAKEQQLGPKYVQLYEQFIPIYADFDNLMHKINTDRLQQRLQQLRDAGKKNAAAAQEVSLRLTAVLEKLDSEKEPDVNAINQELQAIGDLANGIASPQYDTVKTSVNSTIGAIRTYMGSKQDNDYKHMVEAYNRYISNMNTTNMNELDQ is encoded by the coding sequence ATGAAACCATTGGGTAAACGGATTGCAATGGCTGTGTTGTGTGCGGCCACATTGACATCCCCCTTATTGTTGAGCGGTTGTAGTATGTCGGAGCTATGGCAGGGCACTGAACAGAGTCGCAAGGAAATTGCACAGCGGTCTGAGCAGGATCAGGTACAGTTATTTAATCAATATGTGAAAGCCATAAGCCGATTTAACCGCATGGCGGTAATGTTTGATTATGCGAATAGGCCAACTCTTAATGAGTTAAAAGCGGGGCAGCATTTAACTGTATTTAATGCACCGAACTTTAAACAGCTACAAAAAGAATTAGAAGAGGCTAAGCAAGCAGGTATTCCGTATGATGAAATGAAGGAGCCTTTAGATAAGCTACTTTCAAAATTGAACGAAATTACACCGGTTGCGGAAGAACTTGACGCATACTATAAATCTAAAGGGTATACTACAGATAACTATGCTAAGGAGCAACAATTAGGACCTAAATATGTTCAGTTGTATGAACAATTTATTCCTATTTATGCTGACTTTGATAATTTAATGCATAAGATTAACACGGACCGATTGCAACAACGATTACAACAATTGCGTGATGCAGGTAAGAAAAATGCAGCCGCTGCACAAGAGGTTTCTTTGCGACTTACTGCAGTCCTAGAAAAGCTAGATAGTGAAAAAGAACCAGATGTAAATGCTATCAATCAAGAGCTACAAGCTATTGGTGATTTAGCGAATGGTATTGCTAGCCCTCAGTATGACACTGTTAAGACTTCTGTAAACTCTACGATTGGTGCCATTCGTACTTATATGGGATCCAAACAAGATAACGATTATAAACATATGGTTGAGGCCTATAACCGTTACATTTCCAATATGAATACAACCAATATGAATGAATTGGATCAATAG
- a CDS encoding sulfite exporter TauE/SafE family protein, translated as MLDNIIVFYIFFTIVGFLAAMLGTIIGAGGGLVFVPLFMYWFPEWSPSMIVGTSLFSVMCNAVSGSIAYIKQKKVHISAAIVFSLSTLPGAILGAQMSGWFSGQGFMFAFGCFMLCASGLIGFKNFKKGERKEESLTLDQLTYSKPIGISISFFVGFISSIFGIGGGLIHVPALIYLMGFPTHMATATSQSILAVSTMIGVITHLIENHIVFSIAIPTSIGAVFGAQAGARIAKRLKAKSILALMSVAVFALAVRLILKSGILG; from the coding sequence ATGCTGGATAACATTATAGTATTTTATATATTCTTTACCATAGTCGGCTTTTTAGCGGCTATGCTAGGCACCATCATCGGTGCCGGAGGGGGCCTTGTGTTCGTTCCTCTCTTCATGTACTGGTTCCCGGAGTGGTCCCCATCTATGATTGTAGGGACATCACTCTTTTCCGTTATGTGTAACGCCGTTTCTGGATCTATTGCGTATATTAAGCAGAAGAAGGTACATATCAGTGCGGCCATAGTCTTTAGTTTATCTACCTTACCAGGTGCTATTTTAGGGGCCCAAATGTCTGGTTGGTTTTCTGGACAAGGCTTTATGTTTGCCTTTGGGTGCTTTATGCTATGCGCTTCTGGTTTGATTGGATTTAAGAACTTCAAAAAAGGGGAGCGGAAGGAAGAAAGCCTTACTCTTGATCAGCTAACGTATAGCAAGCCTATTGGCATTAGCATTAGCTTTTTTGTAGGTTTTATCTCCAGTATCTTTGGTATTGGTGGTGGCCTTATTCATGTGCCGGCCCTAATTTATCTCATGGGATTTCCTACCCATATGGCTACAGCTACAAGCCAATCCATCCTTGCTGTATCTACAATGATCGGCGTTATAACACATTTAATCGAAAATCATATCGTCTTTAGCATCGCCATCCCTACCAGTATTGGTGCCGTTTTTGGTGCCCAAGCAGGGGCGCGCATCGCTAAACGTTTGAAAGCAAAATCCATCCTTGCCCTTATGAGTGTTGCCGTTTTTGCATTAGCGGTACGCCTTATTCTTAAATCTGGTATTCTTGGATAA
- the rarD gene encoding EamA family transporter RarD, giving the protein MEHTSKKGLITALSCYIIWGLLPLYWALLNHVSPYNILAQRIIWSGICMAIVVFGLHFKQFKKDFQLLKEQRSQLLLLLMASVIISVNWFTYIWAIANNQVMDTSLGYYINPLFNVVLGVILFKEVLSVPKKLSVLIATIGIALLTYQVGSLPLVSMILAVSFGLYGVVKKKLLISPFTSIAFEAWLLTPLALLYTTMIDNTVWSYFSTDWYTSMLLIACGLTTSVPLVLFSYGAQLLPLNLLGFLQYVSPTIALLLAIFYFGESFGTPQMIAFGCIWIALVLFSLSNQITTIRKM; this is encoded by the coding sequence ATGGAGCATACAAGTAAAAAAGGTCTAATAACAGCCCTTAGTTGCTATATCATCTGGGGCTTACTCCCTCTCTATTGGGCATTATTAAACCATGTTTCACCATATAATATACTGGCACAGCGCATTATCTGGTCAGGCATTTGCATGGCCATCGTCGTATTTGGCCTACATTTTAAACAGTTCAAAAAGGACTTTCAATTACTAAAAGAACAGCGTTCACAACTATTACTACTGTTGATGGCATCAGTCATCATCAGCGTAAATTGGTTTACCTACATTTGGGCCATCGCCAACAACCAAGTTATGGACACGAGCCTTGGCTATTACATCAACCCACTCTTCAATGTGGTGTTAGGTGTCATCCTATTTAAAGAGGTTCTATCTGTACCAAAAAAGCTAAGTGTTCTCATCGCTACCATCGGCATCGCCTTGCTCACCTATCAAGTGGGATCCTTGCCGTTAGTGTCGATGATCCTCGCCGTTTCCTTTGGCCTCTATGGGGTCGTCAAAAAGAAACTACTCATCTCTCCCTTTACGAGCATCGCCTTTGAGGCTTGGCTATTAACACCGCTAGCCTTACTCTATACGACCATGATCGATAATACAGTATGGTCCTATTTCAGCACAGACTGGTATACGTCCATGCTACTCATAGCCTGCGGTCTAACAACATCGGTTCCATTGGTGCTATTCTCCTATGGCGCTCAACTATTGCCGCTCAACCTACTAGGCTTCCTACAATATGTCTCCCCTACCATTGCCTTGTTGCTAGCTATTTTCTACTTTGGTGAAAGCTTTGGCACACCACAAATGATCGCCTTTGGTTGTATCTGGATAGCCTTAGTGTTGTTCTCATTATCAAATCAAATTACAACCATTAGAAAAATGTAG
- a CDS encoding tetratricopeptide repeat protein, whose protein sequence is MKYILLCICLLSLLGCGTETKTPQDTKPTTTANEQAKKDQGQDAHVMAAKQALSSGDYAKTIEEATASIKDNPNNAEAYSIRGFAMALNGDTAKGLADTKKAYDLDSNNVANYYNMAMVYKLQGQLNDSKQWFEKVLEKDPSNTWSVYGIATIYADQGNDTKALDWLEKAINIDPSVKAVAAEQDHFERFHNNARFKTLVGL, encoded by the coding sequence ATGAAATATATTCTATTATGTATTTGTTTGCTTAGCCTATTAGGTTGTGGCACAGAGACTAAGACCCCGCAAGACACTAAACCTACAACAACAGCTAACGAACAAGCTAAAAAAGATCAAGGTCAAGATGCTCACGTAATGGCAGCTAAGCAGGCTCTATCCTCTGGCGATTATGCGAAAACCATCGAGGAGGCAACAGCTTCTATTAAGGATAATCCTAATAATGCTGAGGCTTATTCCATCCGTGGCTTTGCTATGGCGTTAAATGGGGACACAGCTAAAGGATTAGCAGATACTAAAAAGGCTTATGATTTAGATTCTAATAATGTAGCGAATTACTACAATATGGCTATGGTATACAAGTTACAAGGCCAGTTGAACGATTCTAAACAATGGTTTGAAAAGGTATTAGAAAAGGACCCTAGTAACACCTGGTCTGTGTACGGTATTGCTACCATTTATGCAGACCAAGGGAATGATACGAAGGCCCTTGATTGGCTTGAAAAAGCAATTAACATTGATCCATCTGTGAAAGCTGTGGCCGCTGAACAAGACCATTTTGAACGCTTTCACAATAATGCGCGATTTAAAACATTAGTAGGATTATAG
- a CDS encoding type II toxin-antitoxin system HicA family toxin, translated as MKDKDLLKLLLKNGWKDVRQRGSHHRLKKDNQVEVIAVHGKDVPVGLLNAILKRTGLK; from the coding sequence ATGAAAGATAAAGATCTACTAAAACTGCTACTCAAAAACGGCTGGAAGGATGTACGGCAACGCGGCAGTCATCATCGTTTGAAAAAGGATAATCAAGTTGAAGTAATTGCCGTACACGGAAAAGATGTACCTGTCGGCTTATTAAATGCAATTTTAAAACGTACAGGACTAAAATGA
- a CDS encoding ClC family H(+)/Cl(-) exchange transporter, whose amino-acid sequence MKLWKFNKRSSTLADMSMNRMLLTELIAKGALVGVIAGFCGATYRYLILESEHIRWHLMDGITLEWVIGWLVVMVIFAFIVDRLLAWAPLSGGSGIPQIEGEMLGLFDMKPYRTLASKMIGGVLTGFAGFSVGREGPAVQIGGSAGKIVSYWMNSGLREQRILTSAGAGAGLTAAFSAPVSGAMFVFEEVHKSFYPYLVVPTFVATLISNYITVSIFGLEPALGFSVTSGVPIEYFPVLLMVGVIMGLCGVLFCRMIFAFKKFFEWLKCSRFLKLALTFVAVAAIGFDSQLLLGGGNDLVGQLAFQSHGVLLLGGIVLGKILLTTFCYGSGAQGGIFLPMLVIGASAGAFCESVLSTLGLISPDFVPQFVICAMGGMLAAAMRTPILAILLVLEMTNSFSNIYAIGIVTLVAYLVAELLKEPPIYDSLLQAMTGQSHLESVQTFFQTKVPVVANYTEVQLQDLALPDGTLIVSIRRNGTYIVPLGDVKLEPGDELQVSCERGRLKAAKDFFQSN is encoded by the coding sequence ATGAAGCTATGGAAATTTAATAAGCGCAGTTCTACCTTAGCAGATATGTCCATGAATCGTATGTTGTTGACGGAGCTCATTGCGAAGGGCGCTCTTGTGGGTGTGATTGCAGGCTTTTGTGGTGCTACCTACCGCTATTTGATCCTTGAATCTGAGCATATTCGTTGGCATTTGATGGATGGCATTACCCTAGAGTGGGTCATAGGATGGCTTGTGGTGATGGTCATCTTTGCCTTTATCGTAGATCGATTGCTCGCATGGGCTCCATTGTCTGGTGGTTCTGGTATTCCTCAAATCGAAGGGGAAATGCTAGGGCTCTTTGATATGAAGCCGTATCGGACTTTAGCTTCCAAGATGATTGGTGGTGTATTGACTGGGTTTGCAGGCTTTTCTGTAGGTCGTGAAGGCCCAGCCGTACAAATTGGTGGCTCTGCCGGCAAGATTGTGTCCTATTGGATGAATTCAGGACTGCGTGAGCAGCGCATCTTAACCTCTGCTGGTGCAGGGGCAGGCTTAACGGCTGCATTTAGTGCGCCCGTATCGGGGGCGATGTTCGTTTTTGAAGAGGTCCATAAAAGCTTTTATCCGTATCTCGTTGTACCTACATTTGTAGCTACCTTGATTTCTAATTACATTACGGTTAGTATCTTCGGCCTAGAACCGGCCCTTGGATTTTCGGTAACCTCAGGGGTTCCTATTGAGTACTTTCCTGTACTGCTTATGGTGGGCGTTATCATGGGGCTCTGTGGGGTGCTATTCTGTCGCATGATCTTCGCATTCAAGAAGTTCTTTGAATGGCTCAAATGCTCTCGGTTCTTGAAATTAGCCCTTACCTTTGTGGCCGTAGCGGCCATCGGCTTTGATTCTCAGCTCCTCTTGGGTGGTGGCAATGATCTTGTGGGCCAGTTAGCCTTTCAATCGCATGGCGTATTACTCTTAGGGGGCATCGTATTAGGTAAGATTTTACTTACCACCTTCTGCTATGGCAGTGGTGCGCAAGGCGGTATATTCTTGCCTATGCTCGTTATAGGGGCCTCAGCAGGTGCCTTTTGTGAAAGCGTACTTTCAACGTTAGGCCTCATTTCTCCTGATTTTGTACCTCAATTCGTCATCTGTGCCATGGGTGGTATGCTAGCAGCTGCGATGAGAACTCCGATTTTGGCGATATTGCTCGTCCTTGAAATGACGAATAGCTTCTCAAATATTTATGCTATCGGTATTGTTACACTTGTGGCATACCTTGTGGCAGAGTTGTTAAAAGAGCCGCCAATTTACGATTCCTTATTGCAAGCCATGACCGGTCAAAGCCATTTAGAATCAGTGCAAACCTTCTTCCAAACTAAGGTGCCTGTAGTAGCAAACTATACAGAGGTGCAGTTACAAGACTTGGCATTGCCAGATGGCACATTAATCGTAAGTATTCGTCGCAATGGTACCTACATTGTACCTCTTGGGGATGTGAAACTTGAACCAGGTGACGAGCTACAAGTCTCTTGTGAACGAGGACGATTAAAAGCAGCGAAAGACTTTTTCCAATCGAATTAG